A genomic region of Janthinobacterium lividum contains the following coding sequences:
- a CDS encoding sensor histidine kinase, producing the protein MTQQLQGRWTHWRRRLLHSLLHERVPHEDLAGRVAMLAAVGTVAMPLYYLLWHYFFPQAYENLTLRLTGVGICMAGLFARRFSVRWLSRYLLFALSYILPFFFTFMFLMNHASSIWSESLLIGLVVLFHFETKLACCAYLIGTSAACLAVILQGEGGFLLQREVLQQLPVHWFTIAALSVVKVGSKVLELERLAGLAAGLGSVAHELRTPLTSVEANVRGMRRLLPQLADQADDMPPLQEALSRIQFEVRHMHHMIDLFLMSASAVNRNLQPSQALSMLEMVNSVLKRYPFTSNSQRSSVKVDVRADFQFAGQDELCVVILLNLLRNALKAIQRAGKGRVRIIIDGARPVPRLLFIDTGCGIAKNRLPLIFERFYSYPVHNGSGIGLALCRQIVTAWQARIRCVSREHAYAIFILEFPQPVPARFQPSSPAR; encoded by the coding sequence ATGACGCAGCAATTGCAAGGACGATGGACACACTGGCGCAGGCGCCTGCTCCATTCGCTGCTGCATGAGCGCGTGCCGCATGAGGACCTGGCCGGCCGGGTCGCCATGCTGGCCGCCGTGGGCACGGTGGCGATGCCGCTGTACTACCTGCTGTGGCATTACTTTTTTCCGCAAGCCTATGAAAACCTGACCCTGCGCCTGACGGGCGTGGGCATTTGCATGGCTGGCCTGTTTGCCCGCCGCTTCTCGGTCCGCTGGCTGTCGCGTTACCTGCTGTTCGCGCTCAGCTACATCCTGCCCTTCTTCTTTACTTTCATGTTTTTGATGAACCATGCGTCGTCCATCTGGAGCGAATCGCTGCTGATCGGCCTGGTCGTGCTGTTTCATTTCGAAACGAAACTGGCGTGCTGCGCCTACCTGATCGGCACCAGCGCCGCCTGCCTCGCCGTCATTCTGCAAGGGGAAGGCGGCTTCCTGCTGCAACGTGAAGTGCTGCAGCAACTGCCCGTGCACTGGTTCACCATTGCCGCGCTGTCCGTGGTGAAAGTGGGCAGCAAGGTGCTGGAACTGGAACGGCTGGCAGGCCTGGCGGCCGGGCTCGGTTCCGTGGCGCACGAGCTGCGCACGCCGCTGACCAGCGTGGAAGCCAATGTGCGGGGCATGCGCCGGCTGCTGCCGCAGCTGGCCGACCAGGCGGACGACATGCCCCCGTTGCAGGAAGCCCTGTCGCGCATCCAGTTCGAAGTGCGCCACATGCATCACATGATCGATCTGTTCCTGATGAGCGCCAGTGCCGTGAACCGCAACCTCCAGCCTAGCCAGGCGCTATCGATGCTGGAGATGGTGAACTCCGTGCTCAAGCGCTACCCATTTACCAGCAACAGCCAGCGCAGCAGCGTCAAGGTGGACGTGCGTGCCGACTTCCAGTTCGCCGGCCAGGACGAACTGTGCGTGGTGATCCTGCTGAATCTGCTGAGAAACGCGCTGAAAGCCATCCAGCGGGCAGGCAAGGGACGCGTGCGCATCATCATCGACGGCGCCCGCCCCGTGCCCAGGCTGCTGTTCATCGATACGGGCTGCGGCATCGCGAAGAACCGCCTGCCACTGATCTTCGAGCGTTTTTACTCCTATCCCGTACATAACGGCAGCGGCATCGGCCTGGCCCTGTGCC